A stretch of Spirosoma oryzicola DNA encodes these proteins:
- a CDS encoding 2OG-Fe(II) oxygenase, translated as MNPLFEPIIDGILNEGYGTVDHFLTADEVTALAKRLRERRAAGQFKAAGIGNQQVTIENTIRGDEILWIDDTSATPEEAAFLQRIGDFVDYLNQTCYLGLRDYEFHYALYPPGTFYKRHLDQFRSDSRRKLSVICYLNEDWQETDGGQLALFLPDESAPNAEREITVQPLGGRLVCFESGRLEHEVRPATRERLSVTGWLKTA; from the coding sequence ATGAATCCTTTATTTGAACCGATTATCGACGGTATTCTCAACGAAGGCTACGGCACCGTTGACCATTTTTTGACTGCTGATGAAGTAACCGCTCTGGCAAAGCGACTCCGCGAACGTCGGGCAGCGGGCCAGTTTAAAGCGGCTGGCATCGGCAATCAGCAGGTAACCATCGAAAATACCATTCGGGGCGATGAGATTTTGTGGATTGACGACACTTCGGCAACCCCCGAAGAAGCGGCTTTTCTGCAACGAATCGGTGATTTTGTCGACTACTTAAACCAAACCTGTTACCTGGGTCTGCGCGATTACGAATTTCACTACGCGCTGTATCCGCCGGGAACCTTCTACAAACGCCACCTCGACCAGTTTCGCAGTGATTCGCGTCGGAAACTGTCGGTAATCTGTTACCTGAACGAAGACTGGCAGGAAACCGACGGTGGGCAACTGGCGCTGTTCCTGCCCGACGAAAGCGCCCCGAATGCCGAACGTGAAATAACTGTTCAACCCCTCGGCGGTCGGCTGGTTTGTTTCGAGAGCGGTCGGCTTGAACACGAAGTGCGGCCCGCTACCCGCGAACGACTCAGCGTGACGGGCTGGTTAAAAACAGCCTAG
- the nuoK gene encoding NADH-quinone oxidoreductase subunit NuoK — MEPVNSHLFLLVGAALFAIGLAVVLLKRHAIVVLMGIELMLNAVNINLVAFSQYDPDRLQGQMLSLFVMVVAAAESAVALAIVLQVYRHFRTAQLDELNELKQ; from the coding sequence GTGGAACCGGTTAATAGTCATTTATTTCTGCTTGTTGGCGCTGCATTGTTTGCCATCGGTCTGGCCGTGGTATTGCTGAAACGGCACGCCATTGTTGTGCTGATGGGTATCGAACTGATGCTCAACGCCGTTAATATTAACCTGGTCGCGTTTAGCCAGTACGATCCCGACCGCTTGCAGGGGCAGATGTTAAGCCTGTTTGTGATGGTGGTAGCGGCAGCTGAATCGGCGGTGGCGCTGGCAATCGTCCTGCAAGTCTATCGCCATTTCCGTACGGCTCAACTCGATGAGCTGAATGAACTGAAGCAATGA
- a CDS encoding hydroxypyruvate isomerase family protein: MTSRRAALKTLTGSAVSLSLTDSFATSATQPEITALKLKGRINHSVCRWCYSKIPLDDLCKAAKEMGIKSIDLTGPEEWPVLKKHGLTSALPQGAGKGIADGFNNPKFHDELVASYEAIFPKLKEAGLNTVICFSGNRRGMSNEEGLENCAVGLKRLMPSAEKHGITMIMELLNSKVDHKDYMADHTAWGVELCKRVGSENFKLLYDIYHMQIMEGDIIRTIRESSKYIGHYHTGGNPGRNELDETQEIYYPAVMKAIVDTGFKGYVAQEFIPKRDPLTSLREAVVLCDV; this comes from the coding sequence ATGACCTCCCGCCGAGCGGCCCTAAAAACCTTAACTGGCAGTGCAGTTTCGCTGTCTCTAACCGATTCGTTCGCTACTTCCGCGACCCAACCCGAAATAACAGCGCTTAAATTGAAAGGCCGGATCAACCATTCGGTGTGCCGGTGGTGCTACAGCAAAATTCCGCTGGACGATCTGTGCAAAGCCGCCAAAGAGATGGGCATCAAATCCATCGACCTGACGGGCCCCGAAGAATGGCCTGTGCTGAAAAAGCACGGTCTGACATCGGCTTTGCCGCAGGGCGCAGGTAAAGGAATTGCGGATGGGTTCAACAACCCCAAGTTCCACGACGAGCTGGTCGCCAGCTACGAAGCGATCTTTCCGAAGCTGAAAGAAGCCGGACTAAACACCGTCATTTGCTTTTCGGGTAACCGCCGTGGAATGAGCAACGAAGAAGGGCTCGAAAATTGCGCAGTCGGACTGAAGCGCCTGATGCCTAGCGCGGAGAAGCATGGTATCACGATGATCATGGAGCTGCTGAACAGCAAAGTTGATCATAAAGATTACATGGCGGATCATACGGCCTGGGGCGTCGAGCTGTGCAAGCGGGTAGGCTCGGAAAACTTCAAACTGCTGTACGATATCTACCACATGCAGATCATGGAAGGCGATATCATCCGCACAATCCGGGAGAGCAGCAAGTACATTGGTCACTACCACACGGGCGGTAATCCCGGTCGCAATGAGCTCGACGAAACGCAGGAAATTTACTACCCTGCCGTTATGAAGGCCATTGTCGATACAGGTTTCAAAGGCTACGTAGCGCAGGAGTTTATTCCGAAGCGTGATCCGCTGACGAGCCTGCGGGAAGCCGTGGTGTTGTGTGACGTTTAA
- a CDS encoding 3-keto-disaccharide hydrolase: MKFLRLSVGLLALALTVNVQADNLPKKGKWESLFDGKDLKGWHTYLKAGEPASDKWVVDDGAIHLKEGRAGDLVTDKEYGDFELELEWKIEEGGNSGVIYHVHEDPQFKATYRTGPEMQVLDNERHPDAKQGRDGNRTAGALYDLQKPITMNTAKPAGEWNKARLIVHNGKAEQYLNGKKTAEYPTSGPEWDKMVSESKFKGWEGFGKYSTGHIALQDHGNKVWFRNIRIREL; this comes from the coding sequence ATGAAGTTTCTGCGTTTATCTGTTGGGCTGCTGGCCCTCGCGCTAACTGTCAACGTGCAGGCGGACAATCTTCCAAAAAAAGGAAAATGGGAAAGCCTTTTTGACGGCAAAGACCTCAAAGGGTGGCATACGTACCTGAAAGCTGGCGAACCGGCTTCGGACAAATGGGTGGTTGACGATGGCGCAATCCACCTCAAAGAAGGTAGAGCCGGTGATCTCGTTACCGACAAAGAGTATGGCGACTTCGAGCTGGAACTAGAATGGAAAATCGAAGAAGGCGGTAACAGTGGCGTTATCTACCACGTTCACGAAGATCCCCAATTTAAGGCTACCTACCGTACCGGTCCCGAAATGCAGGTGCTTGACAACGAACGTCACCCCGATGCCAAGCAAGGCCGGGATGGAAACCGGACCGCCGGTGCGCTTTACGATCTGCAAAAGCCCATTACCATGAATACCGCTAAACCCGCTGGTGAGTGGAACAAAGCTCGGCTGATCGTGCACAATGGTAAAGCCGAACAGTATTTGAACGGAAAGAAAACGGCGGAGTATCCGACCAGCGGCCCCGAGTGGGATAAAATGGTATCGGAAAGTAAATTCAAGGGGTGGGAAGGCTTTGGTAAATATTCAACCGGTCACATCGCCTTGCAGGATCACGGCAACAAGGTGTGGTTCCGCAACATCCGAATTCGCGAACTTTAA
- the galU gene encoding UTP--glucose-1-phosphate uridylyltransferase GalU, with protein MIKKAVIPAAGLGTRFLPATKAQPKEMLPIIDRPTIQYVVQEAVDSGIEDILIITGKGKRAIEDHFDRNFELEARLEEKEDQLLLDEMRRLSDMANLHYVRQRELNGLGDAICYAKHHVGNEPFAVLLGDTIMDSVIPVTQQLIDTYAQYGGSVIAVEEVPHDKVNRYGIVGGKSLSDRILELETLVEKPSLSEAPSNLAIAGRYVLTPEIFTMLEHTQVGKNNEIQLTDALLLLLKRENLYAHRIEGKRHDIGNKLDFLKTTVEFALKRPEFADKFRAFLEEIVRKE; from the coding sequence ATGATTAAAAAAGCTGTTATTCCTGCCGCCGGACTCGGAACCCGGTTTCTACCGGCTACCAAAGCCCAGCCTAAAGAAATGTTGCCGATTATTGACCGGCCTACGATTCAGTACGTCGTGCAGGAAGCGGTCGATTCGGGTATCGAAGATATTCTGATCATCACCGGCAAAGGCAAACGGGCGATTGAAGATCACTTCGACCGCAATTTCGAACTCGAAGCCCGGCTCGAAGAAAAAGAAGATCAGTTGTTGCTGGACGAGATGCGCCGATTGTCGGACATGGCTAATCTGCACTACGTTCGTCAGCGGGAGCTCAATGGCCTGGGCGATGCGATCTGTTATGCCAAGCACCACGTTGGTAATGAGCCATTTGCCGTGTTGCTCGGTGACACGATCATGGACTCGGTCATTCCGGTTACGCAGCAGCTGATCGACACGTACGCCCAATATGGTGGCTCGGTCATTGCTGTGGAGGAAGTCCCCCACGATAAAGTAAACCGCTATGGCATCGTTGGCGGTAAATCGCTGAGCGACCGAATTCTGGAGCTGGAAACGCTGGTCGAAAAACCGTCCCTGAGCGAAGCCCCGTCAAATCTGGCCATTGCGGGTCGGTACGTGCTGACACCAGAAATTTTTACCATGCTGGAGCACACCCAGGTTGGTAAAAACAACGAAATTCAGCTCACCGATGCCCTGCTGCTGCTACTCAAGCGGGAAAACCTGTACGCACACCGCATCGAAGGAAAGCGTCACGACATTGGCAATAAGCTCGATTTTCTAAAAACGACTGTTGAGTTTGCCCTGAAGCGGCCCGAATTTGCCGATAAGTTCCGGGCGTTTCTGGAAGAGATTGTTCGGAAAGAATGA
- a CDS encoding mevalonate kinase family protein, with product MLIETRAYARAGLLGNPSDGFFGKTIAISVRNFGASVTLYESPELIIEAQPQDTNVFRSLHHLRDAVSMLGYHGGVPLLKAAIKKFGEYCETQHIRLPNQNFSIRYSTSIPRQVGLSGSSAIIVATFRALMQFYDVEIPLAVLPNLVLATESEELGITAGLQDRVIQCYEGCVYMDFNQEIMERQGHGKYESIEPQLLPKLYIAYNTDLGKQSGRVHNDVRSRWLKGEPLVVETMNAIADVAREGREALVRQDIKLLNELVNRNFDLRAQIYTISERNRSLIEAARACGASASFTGSGGSIIGLYRDDAMLNRLFVELKKINARVIKPYVV from the coding sequence TTGCTTATCGAAACCCGTGCCTACGCCCGGGCGGGTCTGCTTGGTAACCCGTCTGATGGCTTCTTTGGTAAAACCATCGCTATTAGTGTCCGAAATTTTGGGGCATCCGTAACGCTTTACGAATCGCCGGAACTCATCATAGAGGCCCAGCCGCAGGATACGAACGTTTTTCGGAGTTTGCATCACCTGCGCGATGCTGTCAGTATGCTGGGCTATCACGGCGGTGTTCCGTTGCTGAAAGCGGCTATCAAAAAATTTGGGGAATACTGCGAAACCCAGCACATCCGGCTACCCAACCAGAACTTTTCGATTCGGTACAGCACCTCCATTCCACGTCAGGTTGGCCTGTCTGGTTCAAGCGCCATCATTGTCGCTACGTTCCGGGCGCTGATGCAGTTCTACGATGTCGAGATTCCGTTGGCCGTTCTGCCTAACCTGGTGTTAGCTACCGAATCCGAGGAACTGGGCATTACAGCGGGTTTGCAGGACCGGGTGATCCAGTGCTACGAAGGGTGCGTGTACATGGATTTTAACCAGGAAATCATGGAGCGTCAGGGACACGGGAAATACGAGTCCATTGAGCCGCAACTCCTACCCAAACTGTACATTGCCTACAATACCGATTTGGGTAAGCAGTCGGGACGGGTGCACAACGATGTGCGGTCGCGCTGGCTCAAAGGGGAACCGCTTGTCGTCGAGACGATGAACGCCATTGCCGATGTTGCCCGTGAAGGGCGTGAAGCGTTGGTCCGGCAGGATATCAAACTACTGAACGAACTGGTCAACCGCAATTTCGATCTGCGCGCCCAGATTTATACCATCAGCGAGCGGAACCGAAGCCTGATCGAAGCCGCCCGCGCTTGCGGAGCGTCGGCTTCCTTCACGGGGTCGGGTGGTTCTATCATTGGTCTCTACCGCGACGATGCGATGCTTAACCGACTTTTTGTCGAACTCAAAAAAATAAATGCCCGCGTTATAAAGCCTTACGTTGTCTAA
- a CDS encoding XRE family transcriptional regulator: MTIHLRLQQLIDALDISVLEFARQLGEHRGEKVYHILHGRLKPRYDTLEKILIAYPQVNGDWLLRGEGIMFKTLNSPSAAVTTEERLRNVEFLLFQLNERMALLQQTNDQLMAELMALKK, encoded by the coding sequence ATGACCATTCATCTTCGTTTACAGCAGCTAATCGACGCGCTGGATATCAGCGTTCTCGAATTTGCCCGGCAACTGGGTGAGCATCGTGGCGAAAAAGTATACCACATTTTGCACGGTCGCCTGAAACCGCGCTACGATACGCTCGAAAAAATACTGATTGCCTATCCACAGGTCAATGGCGACTGGCTGCTGCGGGGTGAAGGCATCATGTTTAAAACCCTTAACTCGCCCTCGGCAGCTGTTACCACGGAGGAACGGTTACGGAATGTTGAGTTTCTGCTTTTTCAACTGAATGAACGGATGGCTTTGTTGCAGCAGACCAACGATCAGCTGATGGCCGAATTAATGGCATTGAAGAAGTAA
- a CDS encoding PD-(D/E)XK nuclease-like domain-containing protein, protein MTSQQLIHSHQRLLSPGDDYRALTRVSNSDLTRLKEEHLGYWSVPSARFIPEKTKAFGRAFHQHLLEPETIGTVIGQLLPDMADSLTATQDALAPAQTEQLHTLMRTIRQDAFCRRYLRQSERERVVLFTEPTTGVACKARLDMVYTSPKRRNALIVDIKTTSARTQAQFLESCYTYDYDRQAAFYVDSLRHADGAEWASTRQFKFVFIGVMKQRPHRLFAIDATSIPGFMDYGRKKYRFWLRKWREERETSQSLAPSPSWSISA, encoded by the coding sequence ATGACTTCTCAACAATTGATACATAGTCACCAGCGACTGCTCAGTCCTGGTGATGATTATCGGGCGCTGACGCGTGTATCGAATTCAGACCTGACGCGGCTCAAAGAAGAACATTTGGGTTACTGGTCGGTTCCGTCGGCGCGATTTATTCCCGAAAAAACAAAAGCGTTCGGGCGAGCCTTTCACCAACACCTGCTGGAACCCGAAACGATCGGTACGGTTATCGGGCAACTGCTCCCGGACATGGCGGATTCATTGACCGCAACTCAGGACGCCTTGGCTCCGGCTCAAACCGAGCAGCTCCACACGCTGATGCGGACCATCAGGCAGGATGCTTTTTGTCGGCGCTACCTGCGCCAGTCCGAGCGCGAACGAGTCGTGCTTTTTACCGAGCCGACTACTGGGGTTGCTTGCAAGGCGCGGCTGGATATGGTGTATACAAGCCCCAAACGCCGGAACGCGCTGATCGTTGACATAAAAACGACCTCGGCTCGTACGCAGGCTCAATTTCTGGAATCGTGCTATACCTACGATTACGACCGGCAGGCCGCCTTTTACGTGGATAGCCTGCGGCACGCCGACGGTGCCGAGTGGGCTTCTACCCGGCAGTTCAAGTTCGTGTTTATCGGCGTGATGAAACAACGGCCTCATCGGCTGTTTGCCATCGATGCCACGTCTATTCCCGGATTTATGGATTATGGCCGTAAAAAGTATCGCTTCTGGCTCCGCAAGTGGCGCGAAGAGCGCGAAACCAGCCAATCATTAGCCCCGTCCCCATCCTGGAGTATAAGTGCATAG
- a CDS encoding pentapeptide repeat-containing protein, with amino-acid sequence MKKLVTSTFLFLIALAPTLAQTTVDARDIIAKINRKEAVSYQNATITGDLDLTNLANRKEVREGSWKGESREYLSVVEAPISFKNCVFKGKFLAYRTDASEERRVISISNTVYNADFTEAVTVQNCTFEDDATFKYSNFGQRALFTDNTFREIALFKYAKFHNDADFSGSSFRGYADFKYTNFNESSAFQKVAFDNYADFKYTKFDERVNFQQARFSRMADFKYTHLPRGTNFDDARFEGGTDFKYTTLDGRKFSPSRR; translated from the coding sequence ATGAAAAAACTAGTCACATCAACCTTTCTTTTCCTTATCGCATTAGCACCCACACTGGCCCAGACGACGGTTGATGCCCGTGATATCATCGCCAAGATCAATCGGAAAGAAGCTGTTTCGTACCAGAACGCAACGATCACCGGCGACCTCGACCTCACGAACTTGGCCAACCGCAAAGAAGTGCGGGAAGGTAGCTGGAAAGGCGAATCACGCGAGTATCTGAGCGTAGTCGAAGCTCCCATCTCTTTCAAAAACTGCGTCTTTAAAGGTAAATTTCTCGCTTACCGCACTGACGCATCCGAAGAACGACGGGTGATCAGCATAAGCAACACGGTTTACAACGCCGATTTTACGGAAGCCGTGACCGTTCAAAATTGCACGTTTGAGGACGACGCTACGTTCAAATACTCAAATTTCGGGCAGCGGGCGCTCTTTACCGACAACACCTTTCGCGAAATCGCTTTGTTCAAATACGCTAAATTCCACAATGATGCTGATTTTAGTGGCTCTAGCTTCCGTGGATACGCCGATTTTAAATACACTAACTTCAACGAATCGTCTGCTTTCCAGAAGGTAGCGTTCGACAATTACGCTGACTTTAAATACACGAAGTTTGACGAAAGAGTCAACTTCCAACAAGCTCGGTTCAGCCGCATGGCTGATTTCAAATACACCCACTTACCACGCGGCACCAACTTCGACGATGCTCGTTTCGAAGGAGGGACTGATTTCAAATACACTACACTAGACGGACGGAAATTCTCACCAAGCCGACGCTAA
- a CDS encoding DUF748 domain-containing protein, with the protein MKRTTKFLIALVVLLIIARILLPYFVLRYVNKTLADMGDYTGHVDDIDIQLIRGAYQIDDLRVRKINGKIKEPFLYIPKTDLSVEWKSLFKGRLVSEVECYQPELNFAFSESESSSQTGAEVDWTAYLKKLLPININRFAVIDGTINLTSLITQPRADLSLKQFQGEIRNIRNVEDKDKKLPSPVVATGNVPGYGGTMAFNADMNLLKVTPDFDYHLKFNELQLVKLNPLAREYANIDFERGTLSVYSEMAMYNSKLNGYLKPLTKNMKIFKLNEHEGRSVGKFFTELIAQAGTAILKNQKHDQVATRIPLTGTIENVETPIWPTVFGVLRNAYIQAFRGEFDNNVTLQDALKTFKDDYKAKREARKAERKKVRAERKEERKEKREERKQARQKKREERKREKDK; encoded by the coding sequence TTGAAACGAACAACAAAATTTCTGATTGCGCTTGTTGTCCTCCTCATAATCGCCCGGATTCTACTGCCTTATTTTGTGCTGCGGTATGTCAACAAAACGCTGGCCGACATGGGCGACTATACCGGTCATGTTGACGATATTGACATTCAACTGATCCGGGGCGCTTACCAAATCGACGATTTACGCGTCCGTAAGATTAACGGAAAAATTAAAGAACCCTTTCTGTACATTCCCAAAACGGACCTTTCCGTTGAATGGAAATCTTTGTTTAAGGGGCGGTTGGTGAGTGAGGTCGAATGTTACCAGCCAGAACTCAATTTTGCCTTTAGCGAAAGCGAATCCAGCAGTCAGACCGGTGCCGAAGTGGACTGGACGGCTTATCTGAAAAAGCTGTTACCGATCAACATCAACCGCTTTGCCGTTATCGATGGGACAATCAATCTAACCAGCCTGATTACCCAGCCCCGCGCCGACCTTTCCCTTAAACAATTTCAGGGCGAGATCCGCAACATCCGTAACGTCGAAGATAAAGACAAAAAGCTTCCCTCGCCGGTGGTGGCTACGGGTAACGTGCCGGGCTACGGTGGAACAATGGCGTTCAACGCCGACATGAACCTGCTGAAAGTTACGCCGGATTTTGATTACCATCTCAAGTTCAACGAGTTACAGTTGGTAAAACTGAATCCACTCGCTCGTGAATACGCCAACATCGATTTTGAGCGTGGAACGCTGAGTGTATACAGTGAGATGGCGATGTACAACAGCAAGCTCAATGGCTACCTCAAGCCGCTTACCAAAAACATGAAAATCTTCAAGCTCAATGAGCATGAAGGGCGGTCGGTCGGCAAGTTTTTTACGGAGCTTATTGCGCAGGCTGGTACGGCTATTCTAAAAAATCAGAAGCACGATCAGGTAGCGACCCGTATTCCACTAACCGGTACAATCGAAAACGTTGAAACGCCCATCTGGCCCACCGTCTTCGGCGTATTACGAAACGCGTACATTCAAGCTTTCCGGGGCGAGTTCGACAACAATGTCACCCTACAAGACGCGCTGAAAACGTTTAAAGACGATTACAAAGCCAAGCGGGAAGCCCGGAAAGCCGAACGAAAAAAAGTGCGGGCCGAGCGAAAGGAAGAGCGCAAGGAAAAACGAGAAGAACGCAAACAAGCACGTCAGAAAAAGCGCGAAGAACGAAAGCGCGAGAAAGATAAGTAG
- a CDS encoding MFS transporter, producing MTTSAPVQTRSPLQNPLFRTLWIASMVSNIGTWVQNTGGSWLMTNLTTSSTLVALMQTATTLPVLFAALPAGTLADFFNKRSLLIGSVIFQIIVGIALTVLTYYNLVGPSFLLFFTFLLGLGNASFNPVWQSLTPEIVGRDALPSAVALNGALTNVSRSVGPAIGGLLVAQTGYYAVFATNALSSVYMLIVLIRWRTDATIENKQVGGNVWSALGAGIRYARYSEPLRGVLAHALLFVSFASCIWALLPLIARQQLHFQASGYGSLLGMMGAGSITGVFLLSRLRQRFNLDTLLLAGGLGFACILAVIGFLPQAYLVMPLLYVAGFCWLIVLTSLNISAQYSAPTWVKARVLAIYLLVFQGGMAIFSFLWGALNHLLPLSYTLATAGVGLVGGSLLAYRYKLHPISEINHQPALAWPDPEVIVDLQPSDGPVLVTIDYTVETRNHHEFLTAMQQIGRTRLRDGALEWDVYQDLSNPSHFIETFQVGSWAEHLQQHQHLSQHDYHILQSIKPLINGQPVVHHLLHQRAPVR from the coding sequence ATGACTACCTCAGCTCCCGTTCAGACCCGTTCGCCTTTACAAAACCCGCTTTTTCGAACGCTATGGATTGCTTCTATGGTATCAAATATCGGTACGTGGGTTCAGAATACAGGCGGTTCGTGGCTGATGACTAACCTGACGACGTCATCGACACTGGTTGCCCTGATGCAGACCGCCACTACCCTGCCGGTGCTTTTTGCCGCGCTACCTGCGGGAACACTGGCCGATTTTTTCAACAAGCGCAGTCTGCTCATCGGATCGGTTATCTTTCAGATTATTGTCGGCATCGCGTTGACGGTACTTACGTATTACAACCTCGTCGGACCAAGCTTTTTATTGTTTTTCACGTTTCTGCTCGGGCTTGGCAACGCCAGTTTTAATCCCGTCTGGCAGTCCTTAACCCCCGAAATCGTTGGTCGTGATGCCTTACCGTCGGCGGTTGCGCTGAACGGGGCACTTACGAACGTGTCCCGATCCGTTGGTCCAGCTATCGGCGGACTCCTGGTTGCGCAGACAGGCTACTACGCAGTGTTTGCTACCAACGCGCTGTCATCGGTATACATGCTGATTGTACTAATTCGATGGCGTACCGACGCAACTATCGAAAACAAACAGGTTGGCGGAAACGTCTGGTCAGCACTCGGGGCCGGAATCCGATACGCCCGGTATTCAGAACCATTGCGCGGTGTACTGGCCCACGCGTTGCTTTTTGTCAGTTTTGCTAGTTGCATCTGGGCGTTGCTTCCCCTGATCGCCCGGCAGCAGCTTCACTTTCAGGCCAGTGGCTACGGTTCCTTGCTCGGCATGATGGGTGCGGGTTCGATCACAGGCGTTTTTCTCTTATCGCGGCTTCGGCAGCGGTTCAACCTCGATACGTTATTATTGGCCGGGGGCTTGGGTTTCGCCTGCATATTGGCCGTAATTGGTTTCTTACCGCAGGCTTATCTGGTGATGCCGTTGCTGTATGTCGCGGGCTTTTGCTGGCTTATTGTCCTTACGTCGCTTAACATCAGTGCGCAGTATTCAGCGCCGACTTGGGTAAAAGCACGCGTGCTGGCTATCTACCTGCTGGTATTTCAGGGCGGAATGGCCATCTTCAGCTTTCTCTGGGGGGCTCTCAATCACCTGTTGCCGTTATCCTACACGCTGGCAACGGCGGGTGTTGGACTCGTGGGTGGCTCGCTGCTGGCTTATCGTTACAAACTCCATCCCATCAGTGAGATCAACCATCAGCCTGCTCTGGCCTGGCCCGACCCGGAAGTTATTGTCGATCTGCAACCCTCCGACGGTCCCGTACTCGTCACGATTGATTACACGGTGGAGACAAGAAATCACCACGAGTTTTTAACGGCTATGCAGCAGATAGGCCGGACCCGTCTACGGGATGGAGCCTTGGAATGGGACGTTTATCAGGATTTAAGCAACCCTAGCCACTTCATTGAAACGTTTCAGGTAGGATCGTGGGCGGAGCACTTGCAACAGCATCAGCACCTTTCGCAGCACGATTACCACATTCTACAAAGCATAAAGCCACTGATCAACGGTCAGCCCGTTGTTCATCACCTGCTTCACCAAAGAGCGCCAGTCCGGTAG
- a CDS encoding RNA polymerase sigma factor, with product MFLKRFRKPKLTTDAEYISAYRATGNLAVLGELYERHMELVYAVCYNYLRDEEEAKDAVMQLFEQLVSDLRKHDVQQFQSWLHSVARNYCLMQLRKKQASPKAVQLTGLASDAETDDYVNTALIADELDNRTLDLEEDLTRMEACLQTLPTEQRSCLTLFYLNQKSYAEVADITGFDLKQVKSYLQNGRRMLKLCMSK from the coding sequence ATGTTTTTAAAACGGTTTCGGAAACCCAAACTCACCACCGACGCGGAATACATTTCCGCTTACCGTGCTACGGGCAATTTGGCCGTTCTGGGCGAACTCTATGAGCGACACATGGAGTTGGTATACGCAGTTTGCTACAACTACCTGCGCGACGAAGAGGAAGCGAAAGACGCCGTGATGCAGCTTTTTGAACAACTGGTCTCGGATCTGCGAAAACACGATGTGCAACAGTTCCAGTCCTGGCTGCACAGCGTTGCCCGAAACTACTGCCTGATGCAGTTACGCAAAAAGCAAGCATCTCCCAAAGCGGTACAACTGACAGGACTGGCATCCGACGCCGAAACCGACGACTACGTCAATACGGCCCTGATTGCGGACGAGTTGGATAACCGGACGCTTGATCTCGAAGAAGATCTGACCCGCATGGAGGCTTGTCTACAAACACTACCGACCGAACAGCGTTCGTGTCTAACCTTATTTTATTTAAACCAAAAAAGTTATGCCGAAGTCGCTGACATAACGGGCTTTGACTTAAAGCAAGTGAAAAGTTATTTGCAAAACGGCCGTCGAATGCTGAAACTTTGTATGAGCAAATGA
- a CDS encoding porin family protein has protein sequence MFRSITLRSLAIPCVALLTCLSTTYAQQRFSAGPRVGLNLSTLRGDVQNFKLTPGLTAGAFLMYSSLNHFGVSADVLYSQRGGKFEGNTNGVPEEFKHRINYLEIPVALRYFLTLDGNFRPNLFFGPSLAIPLSAQTVKQKTNGAAQPDVDNSAAFKNLDLGLLAGFQLNFPGWGERQRFLIDARYTFGLADITRQPIRGGTGQQNVYNSTITLTLGYGFGVGPEYRSRYRR, from the coding sequence ATGTTTCGCTCAATTACGCTACGTTCTCTAGCCATTCCATGCGTAGCCCTTTTAACTTGCTTATCAACTACTTACGCACAGCAACGTTTTAGTGCAGGACCACGTGTTGGCTTGAATTTGTCCACATTACGGGGCGACGTACAAAATTTCAAGTTAACGCCGGGTCTAACGGCGGGCGCTTTCCTAATGTATAGCTCCCTGAACCATTTCGGTGTCTCTGCTGATGTGTTGTACTCCCAGCGTGGGGGCAAATTTGAAGGAAACACCAATGGTGTACCTGAAGAATTTAAGCACCGAATCAATTACTTAGAAATTCCGGTGGCGCTGCGGTACTTCTTGACGCTGGATGGCAATTTTAGACCAAACCTATTTTTTGGTCCCTCGTTAGCGATACCACTGAGCGCGCAAACCGTCAAGCAAAAGACCAACGGTGCTGCTCAGCCTGATGTAGACAATTCCGCTGCGTTCAAAAACCTTGATCTTGGCCTTCTCGCTGGTTTTCAGCTGAATTTTCCGGGATGGGGTGAACGGCAACGGTTCCTGATTGACGCTCGTTACACATTTGGTCTTGCCGACATAACGAGACAGCCTATCCGGGGTGGAACTGGCCAGCAGAACGTTTACAACTCAACCATCACCTTGACGCTGGGCTACGGTTTTGGCGTAGGACCTGAATACCGGAGCCGCTACCGTCGGTAG